From the Dama dama isolate Ldn47 chromosome 24, ASM3311817v1, whole genome shotgun sequence genome, one window contains:
- the LOC133046293 gene encoding cathelicidin-2: METQGASLALGRWSLWLLLLGLVLPSASAQALSYREAVLRAVDQFNKRSSEANLYRLLELDATPNDEVDPGTRKPVSFTVKETVCPKTAQQPLEQCDFKENGLVKQCVGTVTLDPSNDQFDINCNEFQSVRFIPPILRPPVRPPFRPPFRPPFRPPFRPPPIRPFPGRG; encoded by the exons ATGGAGACCCAGGGAGCCAGCCTCGCCCTGGGGCGCTGGTCACTGTGGTTACTGCTGCTGGGACTGGTGCTGCCCTCGGCCAGTGCCCAGGCCCTCAGCTACAGGGAGGCCGTGCTTCGTGCTGTGGATCAGTTCAACAAGCGGTCCTCAGAAGCTAATCTCTACCGCCTCCTGGAGCTAGACGCTACACCCAATGAT GAGGTTGACCCAGGCACCAGAAAGCCTGTGAGCTTCACGGTGAAGGAGACCGTGTGCCCCAAGACGGCCCAGCAGCCCCTGGAGCAGTGTGACTTCAAGGAGAATGGG CTGGTGAAACAGTGTGTGGGTACAGTCACCCTGGACCCATCAAATGACCAATTTGACATAAACTGTAATGAG TTTCAGAGTGTCAGATTTATTCCACCAATCCTACGTCCACCAGTCCGTCCACCATTCCGACCACCGTTCCGCCCACCGTTCCGGCCACCATTCCGTCCACCACCCATAAGACCATTTCCTGGTAGAGGGTGA